The region GCTTTCGGATCACAGGCTGAATCGCCCACAACCATCGTCATGGTATCGCCTTTGAGAAGGCCGCCATTATCATTCACATGTTTCACAGCCAGGTTACGGCCAGCCAGGATTGGGCCAACCAGCTCGGCAATCGGGCCGGTCACACCACCAGCGGAGCCAACCTTGATTTCACCGGCATTGGCAGACGCTGCTGCAAGGGCCAGTGTTGACGCTGCGAGAGTCAGGGATTTCAACAATTTCATGAGTAAACTCCTCTCCTGTTTCTCAAAATATACAGTTTTTCGAATGTGGAACAAAGACTTATCTCACTTCAATGATAAAGCCCGGGCCCCACTGACAGTCTTTCAAAGACAGCCGGTCACAAGGACTGGCTGTTCTTGATCTTCGGACGCACTTCCGGAAAGAAGCCCTGTGGGAACTTCTGCAGGAAGATCTGCAAAGCCAAACCAATCAGGAAGATGCGGACGTAAGCTGTTCTGACAGCAAGTTCAGTCGGCAGCTGGCCTGTGAGAATCTCGGTAGCGGACCAGACTCCCCAGATCAGGAAAGCGCCGACAATTGCCCCCTTGTTGTTGGCACTGCCACCAATGATCAGCATCACCCAGACAAGAAATGTCGCCAGAAGCGGCTCTGTAGCATTCGGGTCGACAAATTTCAGGTAGTGGGCCATCAGAGCACCGGCCAGTGCCATGATCATGCAGCCGATAACAAAGCCTTCCATACGGAAGGTCTCCACATTCTTACCAGCTGCCTTAACGGCGGTCTCATTCTCGCGGATCGCCGTCATCACACGGCCCCATGGTGACTTCCGCACCACTTCCAGCATCAGATAAAGAACAGCAACAATGGCCAGAACCAGCCCCAGAAAGGCGAAGTGGTTCCACGGCTCAGGCAGGCCCTCAAAGGGTTTGGGAATCTGCGTCACACCGCGGGGGCCATTGGTTGCCCAGGTCTCGTTCTTCAGGATGAGACGGAAGATCTCGGCAATACCAATCGTGGCAATGGCAAGATAGTCACTTCGAAGCTTGAGGCAGACCTTGCCTATGCCGTAGGCGATGATCCCGGACAACAGCATGGCCGCACCAAAACCCACCACATAGGGCATCTCGAACCCGCCCAGATGACGCACAGACGGCGCTGTGGTCAGAAGTGCCGATGTATAGGCACCAATACCGAAGAACCCGGCAATACCTGCATTGAACAAGCCGCCAAATCCCCACTGGACGTTCAATCCCAGTGTCAGCACCGCATAAATTCCACCCATGGTCAGCAGGGCGATCAGATAGAGCATATATCCGTAAAGCTGATCCATATCAGAACACCTTGCCTTTGAAGAGACCGGTCGGACGCCACAACAGCATGCCAACCATGATGACAAAGGCCACACCGGCCTTGTAACCCGGGTTGATCAAGGGCGCATCTGTGATCCACGGATAAGCGGACAGCTCTTCCGCCAGGCCAATAATCAGACCACCGGCAACCGCTCCATAGGGGCGACCGATACCGCCCAGAATGGCCGCAGCAAACATTGGCAGCAGCAGCTTGAAGCCCATCATGGTCTCAACCTGGGTATCAATAGCCAGGAAAACACCCGCCGCGCAGGCCAGACCGGCACCAACCACCCAGGTCGCCATCACCACCTTTTCCGTATCGATACCCGTCAGGCGCGCCAGTTCCGGCGAATCCGACATGGCCCGCATGGCCTTGCCAATCTTTGTGTAGGTCAGCAGGTAATGCACACAGAACATCAGCGCCACAGCACAGCCGATAATCAGCACATGCTTCGGCAGAATGCGGATCGTATCAAACAGCCACCATGGGAACTGGATACCCGGGAGGATGCTCTTGAGCTGAACACCCCAGAAGAACTGCACCGCAGACCGGATCATCAGCATCAGACCAAACGAGGCAATCACAAGCATGATGACCGGCGCGTTACGCAAGGGCTTGTAGAACGCCTTGTCGACACCGATAGCCACAGCCACAGTCAGCACCATGGCAATCGGCAGAACTGCGAGCGGATGCAGACTTGTCAGCTGCACCAGAGACCAGGCAAAATAGACGCCCAGCGTCATGATTTCCCCATGAGCAAAGTTCGCAAAGCGCAGAATGCCGAAGGTCATCGAAATACCGATGGCCCCAAGAGCATAGATACTGCCGAGCACGAGCCCCGGGATGAAGTAGAAATTGATAAACTCAGCCATTTGCATCCCCGTCGGGATTCTTGTTGCCAGAC is a window of Coralliovum pocilloporae DNA encoding:
- a CDS encoding branched-chain amino acid ABC transporter permease translates to MDQLYGYMLYLIALLTMGGIYAVLTLGLNVQWGFGGLFNAGIAGFFGIGAYTSALLTTAPSVRHLGGFEMPYVVGFGAAMLLSGIIAYGIGKVCLKLRSDYLAIATIGIAEIFRLILKNETWATNGPRGVTQIPKPFEGLPEPWNHFAFLGLVLAIVAVLYLMLEVVRKSPWGRVMTAIRENETAVKAAGKNVETFRMEGFVIGCMIMALAGALMAHYLKFVDPNATEPLLATFLVWVMLIIGGSANNKGAIVGAFLIWGVWSATEILTGQLPTELAVRTAYVRIFLIGLALQIFLQKFPQGFFPEVRPKIKNSQSL
- a CDS encoding branched-chain amino acid ABC transporter permease; this translates as MAEFINFYFIPGLVLGSIYALGAIGISMTFGILRFANFAHGEIMTLGVYFAWSLVQLTSLHPLAVLPIAMVLTVAVAIGVDKAFYKPLRNAPVIMLVIASFGLMLMIRSAVQFFWGVQLKSILPGIQFPWWLFDTIRILPKHVLIIGCAVALMFCVHYLLTYTKIGKAMRAMSDSPELARLTGIDTEKVVMATWVVGAGLACAAGVFLAIDTQVETMMGFKLLLPMFAAAILGGIGRPYGAVAGGLIIGLAEELSAYPWITDAPLINPGYKAGVAFVIMVGMLLWRPTGLFKGKVF